From the genome of Plasmodium cynomolgi strain B DNA, scaffold: 0228, whole genome shotgun sequence:
TAACTCCACATCCCCGGTCTTCATCCCTGCTGATAAACAATTTGTATTCGATCATTATTACGATTTTTACTCACCGAGTTTTGACTACGTCCAGACAACTCTTCCGattttctttcaaaatattcatgATCAATATTTCTTCTCTCTCCTTTTCTACTCATAAAGAAGGATCCAATAGGAGTATActaatacataaaaaggataaaatataatgtgcacaatgtataaaattttttatgagcatAATGTTTTACTAAAtcataatagaaaaatatgagatcttatttttattcagaAATTATAGCGGTactttataataaatgtaaccaaggaaaaaattcctaaCATTAAAACAATTGTTGTTCCTGTTCGGAATTGCCAAGTTCTTAATAAAGAATACATGTCATTCCAGGTGTTAGGAGAGTATGCGTCATCTTCATTAGTTTCATATGATCCTGTATCTGATAAACCTTCTCTTTCGAGTGATGGTTCTCTATTTCTTACATTGCGACCACTAGAATTGGggttaaatttaatttttccttcttgatGTAATTCTGCTAATCGATTACATAATCCATAAGTAtcttttgatttatatgtcTTACAATTATATGTTGCATTATCAAgtattttccatttaattcctttttctgtcTGTACCAAGTAAGGTGATATACCATCTGCTTCGGTTAAATATTCAGAATTAGTTTGAACGCTACGCGAATCGCTTGAGTCTATAAAGGGATTATCAGTACTCTCAGATGTGCCTCTCACTACTTCCCGGTCAGTTGTTTgttccctcttttttaatataccGCCTAATACTATCGTCGGATCTGGTGGCAcagtaatttctttttcttctaattcATCACTTATTTTACTTTCATCTTCATTCTCTGTATACTCCATTGTTGTTGGTATTAGAGCACATCGCCTATAACCCTCATTATCTTCATTTGTACATTTAAGATAATAAAAtgtcattttcctttttttggtacaGTTTTTACAGAACATGTTTTTCCCCTATTATTTTGTATCCCTTTACTGTGTTCGCAATTGCACTCTAATTCTGAAAGCAATATATGTGGATGATACTCATCTTCACGTTTAAAATAATTGCGACAATCGCTTAACCAGTAATCAAATTGGTCCAAACAAtcctttttgtacttttcatATAGTATTATAATATGATTTAAGTATTCTTTAAACATATCTACCATACCAGATTCACATTtgatattctttttaatagtATTATAATTACTGAAATAATCATTTAAATCC
Proteins encoded in this window:
- a CDS encoding CYIR protein (putative;~vir-type antigen), whose amino-acid sequence is MFCKNCTKKRKMTFYYLKCTNEDNEGYRRCALIPTTMEYTENEDESKISDELEEKEITVPPDPTIVLGGILKKREQTTDREVVRGTSESTDNPFIDSSDSRSVQTNSEYLTEADGISPYLVQTEKGIKWKILDNATYNCKTYKSKDTYGLCNRLAELHQEGKIKFNPNSSGRNVRNREPSLEREGLSDTGSYETNEDDAYSPNTWNDMYSLLRTWQFRTGTTIVLMLGIFSLYTPIGSFFMSRKGERRNIDHEYFERKSEELSGRSQNSVSKNRNNDRIQIVYQQG